In Phaseolus vulgaris cultivar G19833 chromosome 3, P. vulgaris v2.0, whole genome shotgun sequence, the sequence CGATGTTGACAAAATACAGTAACATTTTGTAAATGAATACAGTAACAAGTCTCTTTGACATGAAATAGTGATGACATGTGATTCAATACCACTAAAGATTTTATAGCAAATGTGACTAtagaaattgagaaaaaaaatgtatacttTGATTGAACTGATGATATATACATTGATGCATATTCTAATGTTTAAGCACATACATCTGATGTTTTAGAAAGGACACTGCAACCTGATAATTGCCaattaaaatgatatatatatatatatattattatttatttattagtacATTGATGTAGATTATACCAACGTTTTCAAGGTAAAGTTGTGTGGGATATTGTTCACATTCAATTATTGTAATAATAAGATATCGTAAATCAATCGAAGTAAATCAAATCAACTTGGTTTGGTTTTGATGATGTTGttgttgattttttatttttgttaatatatttgaTGAGTGGGTTATGTTTAAAAGTGAATTATGAAAAGATGTATGATTCAGTTAGGtggaattttttatatgatatgaTGTGAAGAATGGGCTTCCACAGTAGATGGATTGTATGGATCAGGGGATGTCTGGAGTCTACAACGATATTTGTCTTAGTTAATGGTAATCCTACATCAGAGTTTAAACCTATGAGAGGATTAAGACATGGTGATCTTTTAGCTGCGTTCCTCTTTCTAGTGGTTGTTGAAGGCCTAGTTGGGGTGGTTAGACAGGCGACTAAAGCTAATTTGCTCAAAGGTGTGAAGGTGGGTTCTGATGAAGTTGATACTTGTATTCTTCAATTTGCGGATGCCACTCTTTTTTTGGGCTAAGATTCCTACTCCGATGTCTTCTCTCTTAAGGCTATTCTTAGGTGTTATGAACTTGCATTTGGGTTGAAAATCAACTTCTACAAATCAAAGCTGACAGGTATTAACGTTACGAGGCAATCCCTTGAAGTTTATGTTAAATCTTTACACTGTTGTCTTATGATGGTTCCCTTCAAATGCCTCGGGTTAGAAGTAAGAGGTAACCCGAGGAAGAAGCAGTTAAAGGAGCCAACGATAGAATTAGTTCTAAACTAAGTGCTTGGAAGGGATGTTTTCTATCTCTTGTTGGAAGAATTTGCCTTGTGAAATCGGTGTTTTCGTCTTTACCGCTCTTCTATCTGTCCTTCTTCAAAGCTCTAGAGGTGGTGCATAGCAAAATTATTAGCATCAAAAGGAGGTTTCTTTGGGGATGGGGAAGGGAGAAAAGCTCTATCTTGTGGGTGAGCTGGGAGAACCTGTGTAAACTGTTGGAGGAGGGAGGACAAGGCATTAAAGATATTAGAAAGTTTAATACAACCCTCTTGGCTAAGTGGAAGTGGAGACTtttgggagaagaaaaggggaaatggAAATATATCATCTTATCTAAGTATGGCATAATGCATAGACATTATCAGCTTCCTTTGAAGTACCAgtcatggtggtggagagaccttTGTAAAAGTTGCGATGAGGATAGGGAAGAGGATTGGTTTCGAGGTGCATTAGAATGGAAAGTGGGAGGTGGGGATAAGATTAGATTTTGGGAGGATGCTTGGTGTGGTGGTGGTTCCCACTTATCTAAGTATCCTAGGATGTATTCCCTTTCGCTGGATCAAGGGAAGAAGGTAGCAAAGGTAGGAGGGTGGGAGGATTCAGAGTGGAGGTGGCGACTAGGGTGGAGGAGGGCTATGTTCctattggagatcccacatcgactagaaattgggacaatttattgtatataaatgggtgcaaacctcaccttatgagccgattttatggggttgagttagtcttaaagtccactttgtaatatggtatcaaagtcatatcgagcctatcctagcgagtgtttgttggggcTATcatgccacccgctatcgggccatTATCGGATCACTCATAATATgttgtcccacgcacgagttggcagtctcagCGTGaaaggggtgtgttggagatcccacatcaactagaaattgggacaattcattgtatataagtgggtgcaaacctcaccttatgagccggttttatagggttgagttaggcttaaagtctactttgTAATAGTTCCAATGGGAAGAGGAACAAGAAGAGGAAATGTATCAGTATATATCTACAAGCTTTTCCAAATGTACTGACAACAACATGGAGAGCCCTCATGGATAGGATTCCTACAAGAACGAGTTTATCTAGAATAGGGGTGTTAACCCCTTTAAATTGTGTTATGTGCCAAGATTCGGATGAATCCTCGCAACATCTTTTTGTTGGTTGTATCATTGCTCAACGGGTCTAGGTTCAATGCTTTAGATGGATTGGGATTAAGTTTGTCCAACACAATGATTTGAGGAGTCATTTTGAGAATTTCGTCTTACCTTATGGAT encodes:
- the LOC137805637 gene encoding uncharacterized protein: MGFHSRWIVWIRGCLESTTIFVLVNGNPTSEFKPMRGLRHGDLLAAFLFLVVVEGLVGVVRQATKANLLKGVKVGSDEVDTYSYSDVFSLKAILRCYELAFGLKINFYKSKLTALEVVHSKIISIKRRFLWGWGREKSSILWVSWENLCKLLEEGGQGIKDIRKFNTTLLAKWKWRLLGEEKGKWKYIILSKYGIMHRHYQLPLKYQSWWWRDLCKSCDEDREEDWFRGALEWKVGGGDKIRFWEDAWCGGGSHLSKYPRMYSLSLDQGKKVAKVGGWEDSEWRWRLGWRRAMFLLEIPHRLEIGTIYCI